CCGGAACAGCGCCAGCTGCGCGACGTCGGCGCGCCCGCCTTTCACCAGGTTGTTCAGGTTGAAGCGCCCTTGCGCGTCGGCGAGCGAGCCGCTCAGCGTCATCGTCTCGATCTTCGTCTCGGGCATGATCTGCGCCCACAACTCGGCCAGATGGTCGTTGGCCGTCGTCTCGGCGTCGAAGCGCAGCACCTCGCGCCCCCAGGCCAGCCCGGCGTCCGACACCGCGCGGACCTGCGCGCGGCGGTGGTCGGTGGCGACGCGCTGCCACCACAGCCCTTGCTGCCACAACACCAGCGCCGACGCGCTCGCGGCGAGGCCCACCAGCAGCAGTGCCATCACCACCGCCATGCCGCGTTCGCGCCTCATGGCAGCGCCCACACGCGTTCGACGCGGTGGCCGTCGGACAGCGGCAGCGACAGCTTCACCGCCACCGGCCGGCCGCCTCCGTCGGGCAAGGGCCAGCGCGCGAACCAGCGTCCGTCGGACAGGCCGACCTGCCACAGAGGCGCCTTGCCCGGCAACAGCGGCCAGGCGGTGCCGCTGGCGTTGACCTCATGACTCGCCCACCACAGGCCCTGCTCGCGCACGCTGTATTCGATCGTTTCTTCGCCGTCGATCGCATTCGGCGCGTCTGCCGTCAACGCCAGCGCGCCATCCTCGGCCAACCTCAGCGCGGCGCCGGCGGCGCCCGGCGGCAGTCTCGATAGATCTCGCTCGACTCTCGAAAACGCGCGCGCGAGCGCCGTCCACTCGTCGGCGGTCGCCATCAATCTTTCCCGAGAAATCAGCAGGTTGCCGAACGCCCTATAGCCCATCACCGACAGCAGCGCCATCAGTGCCATCGCGACGAGCACCTCGATCAGCGTCATGCCGTGATGTCGGTTCACGGCGCCTCCGGCGTCAGGTAGGCCGTCAGTTCGGCGAGCGGGTAGTCGGGACGCGCGGCCTCGGCTACCGTCATCACCACGCGGCGAAAGCGTTCGTTCTGCGTCGCGGTCACCGTCTGGCGCCACACCAGCGCGTAGCCGCCCTGCTCAGCGCGGCCCTCAGCGACGCCCGGCGCCGGCCAGGTGCCGGCTACTCGCAACAGCGCGACGCGGTTCTCGGCCTCCCAGCCGGTGAGCATCCTGAGGCGCAGCGTCTCGCCGTTGGCGGCGGCGCTGCCGCTCGCGCGCAGCATCGCGGCCAGCGCGATCGCGGTGATCGCGAGCGCGACCAGCACCTCGATCAGCGTGAAGCCGCGCACCCTTTTCATCGCGCGTCCTCTACCGTCGCCAGGCCCAAGGGCGACAAGGTGACCGCGCGGGCGAACTCGCCGGCGGCGAGCGTCACGTGCAACTCCGCTGCACGGTCGCCGCGCCACAGCGCCGTTTTCTGCGCGGCGCCGACAACA
This DNA window, taken from Crenobacter cavernae, encodes the following:
- a CDS encoding prepilin-type N-terminal cleavage/methylation domain-containing protein, which gives rise to MNRHHGMTLIEVLVAMALMALLSVMGYRAFGNLLISRERLMATADEWTALARAFSRVERDLSRLPPGAAGAALRLAEDGALALTADAPNAIDGEETIEYSVREQGLWWASHEVNASGTAWPLLPGKAPLWQVGLSDGRWFARWPLPDGGGRPVAVKLSLPLSDGHRVERVWALP
- the gspI gene encoding type II secretion system minor pseudopilin GspI; this translates as MKRVRGFTLIEVLVALAITAIALAAMLRASGSAAANGETLRLRMLTGWEAENRVALLRVAGTWPAPGVAEGRAEQGGYALVWRQTVTATQNERFRRVVMTVAEAARPDYPLAELTAYLTPEAP